In Granulicella mallensis MP5ACTX8, the sequence GGTGAGATAGGTGCTGAGTCGCTGCTCGTAGGAGAAGGCGATGACAAAGCCGCTGAGACAGAAAAAAAAATCAACAGCAAGAAAGCTGTTTTCAGTAACAAAGGACTGCGCATAGACCGGTGGAGAATGCCTCATGATGACGAGTATGGCCGCCAAGCCTCGGAGGGCATCAAGGAAATGAAAACGATGATGCTCGGGCGGCGTGGCTGAATTAACTACGACGTTCGTCATTTATTTCCATTCGTCATAAAGGATGGAGGAGCAGCGCCAATTTTACAAGATATCCCTAGTCGAGGCTGTGGGTTTGTGGAATGCGGCCTCATGCGCGTTCCAAGTTCGAAGGGCATCAAATCCATAGGCTGCCTTGAGGATCGCCCATGCTCTCCGGAATGGCTATTTTTCTCTTGCTTTTGAGCCAGGGCATGCGAATCGGGCGCTGCGAGAGTTGGCGGAACAGGCGCGAATAAAAACTGCTCAATCCAGTAAAGCCGGTCATCCCAACCGCCCTCTAATCAACATCATCGCTGGGCAACTAGGAGTTCCTGTCGATGTGTGGATAGTTCGAGATTGGGCATGATCGAGGAGTGTAGCGGATACGGAGGTTTTGGGACAAATCGAATAGCCCTCGCGTGGGCTCTATTCGCAGCCTAGGAAAGTCTCATGAAGGCTACGTCTCAAATATCGCCACATTGGTAGGATTCGAGAGCGCACTGTTGCGAGTCAGAAAGCCGCCCGCGCTCGCGGGCCGCAAAGGAAAGAGCCCGGCGAGGCTCTCCCTAAAGAAATTACAACAATTCGCTTCTTGCTCAAAACCGCCGATATGCCTGCCGCTGAGATTGCCTCCCACTCTGGCATTGCTCGCTCCACCCTTTTCCGCACGATCTACAAACCTGCCGCTTGAGTGTACACGGCTAATCCGTCTAGGTCAGTGGATGTACTCAATCTCCGGGAAATTGCTCTTCGTTCTTCAGGAAGATGTTTTCCAGTCCCTACGATCTGCTTTCAAGTTAAAAGCACAATCCACGATGCCCGTTCGTGAAAATGAATTTCAAATTGCCCCACTACCATGGCCCTCTTGTCTTATCAGGAGAGCCACGGACCTTCCCTCGCGTATACTGAACAGATCGAGATCTCAAATCTACAATGCTGAGTGCACGCTGACATGATCGAGTCTCAACCCCTGATTAGTGTGATTGTGCCGTGCTTCAACGAAGAAGATGGCATTGCCATGTGTCACGAACGGCTCTCCGCCGTTTTGAGCGGTATTACCGAAGCCTACGAAATCATCTACGTAGATGACGGCTCCCGAGATCGCACCGCAGAGCTGCTGCGCAGCTTTCACCAAGCTGATCCGCGCGTCGTCGTACTTCGATTCAGCCGCAACTTCGGCCATCAACCGGCGGTTTCGGCCGGGCTGGATGCCGTACGCGGCCAGGCCGTGGTGATCATAGACGCCGATCTCCAGGATCCTCCGGAGCTAATCCCCTCCATGCTCGAGCTCTGGCGCAAGGACTATCAGGTGGTTTACGGCGTGCGCGTAAACCGCGAGGGCGAAACCGGCTTCAAGTTGTGGTCCGCCAAGATGTTTTACCGCATCATTAACTCGCTCTCCGATGTCGAAATTCCGCTCGATACCGGAGACTTTCGCCTTATGGACCAAGCCATTGTAAGCGCGTTCCGGCAGATGCCAGAGCGGCACCGTCTGTTGAGAGGCATGTCCAGTTGGATCGGCTTCAACCAGATTGGGCTGCACTACGAGCGCTCAGCGCGCTTTGCCGGCACGACCAAATATCCGCTGCGTAAAATGCTAGGCCTCGCGCTCGACGGCATCGTGTCGTTCTCCACCATTCCGCTTCGCTTGGTGACCATTATGGGCTTCGCAGCAGCACTGCTGGCGTTTATCGGGATTGTGTACTCGCTGGTGGTGCGACTGGTTACCCACTCGTGGGTACAGGGCTGGGCGATATCGTTCATCGGCATGCTCTTCATGTCGGGCACGCAGATGCTCTGCCTGGGTGTGCTGGGAGAGTATGTGGGGCGCATCTATACCGAGTCCAAACAGCGGCCGCTGTACCTGCTGCGCGAGGTACTGCGCTCGTCGCAGCCCCGTCCGTAAATACCCCGTTCAATCGCTCAAATCGCCGAGCATCGCTGGAGGCCTCTGGCGTCATAGGCGTTAGGGGGGTGCTCGACAGGTCTGCAATCCAGCGTTGCAATCAATGGACAGTTGACGGCGCGCTGGTTGGTGCCCTCAACTGTCTATCTCTTATGACTCGCTCTTTCTGGGCACGGGCTCAAGAGGCATGCTGCCATCTTCCAGAGGATATAAGTCCATATAAGCTTCGGATTCGACCACGCTTTCGGGAACCATCACAGGCTTTTCCTCGGTCTCCCTTGGTCCCTTGATAAATCCATAGGCGCCGGAAAGAACATTGATAAAAAGCGAGGTCACATTGGTAGCCACAGTGAGCCACAGCACACCTCGCACTGTGCTCATATCAGCTTTGAAAATAAAGAGGATCTGTACAGCAAGTGTAAGTCCGATGCTGAGACCAACATTCCACCAGTAGACGAATTTTCGCGCAGTATGGATACACCACATCACCGAACTGAAGAAGCTTATCGAGCTTGCGGCTACCGCAAGCTGAACTTCAAACCGCAGATTACTGTATTGCGGCCCCAATACCCACAGCAGAACCTGGGGAAAGAAATAGGTCATCTGCATAACGGCTAAACAAATTGCCGCAGTAAGCAGTAGAGTGATCGTATAGCTGGATCGCAAGCGCGATTTAGGCAGCTTCGCGAAATAGGGCTCTATAAACAGAGCATTTCCCTGCTTAAAGATGACAAAGATCTGTCCCAGTCTCGCCAATGCTCCCACACTCGATACGCCCTGTGTATGCCCGAAAAAGGTGATCAGGAAAAGGGATATCTGTCCCTGAAGAGCATAGAAGATGGCTTGCGGGACATTAGGTAGCGCAAGCCCAACGATGGCACGTTTCAATTGAGGCGTTGGCGTACCGACGACTCCAAGAAGCTTGCGTGCGTGCAAATAATAGTCAATGCCGACATAGACTAGTCCCAGAACGTTGAGCAAAATGGCCGTAAAGGGTCCCAGTAAGCGCAGCCACCAAAATAATCCGAGCAGTATCAGGGTCCCCACGCTCGAAATCATTTGGGCTCGATACCAAAGTGCTCGTTTACTCAGCAGAATCAGAACCGCGCCATACGCTGAACCGATGCGCACAAACCATGTGGAGATCAGCAGGATCACGATCATCGATGCGACGACCGGCCAATTCCAATTTCTGTGCTTTACCAGGATGGGATAGAAAAAGATGGTCCCTGTGCCCACTATTCCAAAGGCCCAATACGAAAGTTGCCGCAACGACGCAACGTAATCGGCGATGAGCTTGCGATTATCGATACGATCGCCGACGAGCGGAATCAGCGTCCCGGAGAAATTCACATCCATAAGGACAAGGAGAGTACCCTGGACACCGAAGAGAACAACGAACTTCGCATACTCGGACGACGGCAGTAAACGTACGCAGAGGAGGCCGTAGAGGAGGGTCGCCGCAATGGTAACGCCCTGGGCACTGAAGTACTGGAGCATCGCCCCAGCCTTAGCAGCAACCTGATCGTACAGCGCGCGAAAAATTCTTTTGTTCTTAACCATGACATCCTTAGACGCTTGCCATAACTCGCTGTTAGGAGCTATGGCAGTTGAGACAACAATCGATCAGAGTGCAGGCAGTCCACATTTCCCTAAGGAGAGTTGCCAGGAGCATGTACTGGGCTGCTTCGTTCATTATAAGAGAGCCATGGGCTGAGCTCCTACAACCTCAGAACTCATTGGTCCATCATTCAAGGACACAGTTCGAGTGCATGCATTCATCTAGTGGCTGCAATTGGTGGCTCTATTGCAAAGTCACAGTACGGCCAAGGGCTCCAGTTGCTGTAAGTTCGGTGAGGGTTTCAAGTCCAGAGATATCCCACTCGTGCAAGCCAGGAAAGTAGCTCTCATCTCCATGGATAATCTTGATGTGGGATCCAACCTTAAAAGCCTTGAAAGCGCCCACATCTCCGCAAAACCCAGGGACTTTCTTCTCCCCCGTAGCAACGTTTGGAACTCCATTGATTCCCCATGCATCCTGACCATTTGGGGTAGCGGAAAACTTAGTCATATAGCCAAACTGGCCGATGAATAAACCATTTTCGTGATAGTGAAAAAATTGACACCCCCAGGCAGAGTAGTTGCCGGCATACATCGCAAAAACCTCCTTCCCTACGGAGTGAATGTCTCCGCCCTCTGCGGCCATATAGGCAAGATCAGCCGCAGGAAAGTTGCCATCCCCATCAGCCCACGCTATATCTTTTTGAGGCATCGCGGTCCATGCAAATGATGTCCCTCCTGGTAGAACTCCACCCAAATGATAGGCTGGGGTCTTTCCTGATACATCGTGGTTCACATTCTGGTCGAAGACCACCGTGATCCCGCCACTCGTCGGATCGGATGCAAGAGCGGAGTTCCATGGCTCTCCGTGCACATGATCCACCGCGATGGTTTGCCCATTGACTAAAGGTCCGTATACAGGCATGTTCTCTGAATCGTACCCGGTAAGAGGATAGTGAGCGAAGGTATATTGTGTCTTGGGTCCACCACGCTGAACATACATCTGATCTCCGTTAGACGACATGGTTGTCCAACCATAAATATTTGTCGCCAAAGATTTTGCCGCAGTCACACTCCCATTCGAGTTGAGAATCGTCCAGACGAACTTGTTCATGATGTCCCCGACAAGAGCGTAGGTTCTCCCATTGGCCGGACTCTTCCAGACATCGCGGATATGTGGAATCAACGAAGCAGTTGGAAACCCTACCGACGATATGACACACGGCAACCAGTAATGGGATGCAGTCCACGCTCCGTTTCCTCCTAAAGCAGGATCGGGGTCTCCCGGAACAAGTTCTTTCGACCAATCACGTGTTATCTCCATCATGGCCCCCTGCCCCGCAAATAGCCTGGTTGGATCATTCATTGCCGCCGCAATCGTGCGTTGCCATGATTGGTACATAACGCGATTCGTATAGGTCCACACTCCTGAGGACAAATGGAAGAACTTGATTTGACCGGTCGAATTATCGCCTATTTCCAGGTTATTTTTATCATCCACATTGATAAACGTATCAAGTTGTCCTGCAGCTTCATCCACCTGCCGAGTCACATCCATTCCGCCATAATCGAAATAGAACTTGTCAGGAGACATGGTTGAGTCACAGGAATCTCCAATGCCGTAACCACCAGGCTTTCCAAGCTTTCTCACAAGCTCATTCGTCTTGGCGTTGTACTCGAATACCTGCTGGTTCTTTCCGCCATCTGCAATGAACAGGTCTCCAGTCAAAGGGCTAACGGCCAGGGCGACGGGATTGCTGAGTCCTCGAATAGGTGTCGTAATGATATTGGTTGATCCGACATCTGCGATCTTGGAGAGAGTGTCACCACTTCGACCATCGCCGGAGAGCACCCAGAGATTCCCTGCAAGATCAAACGCCATTCGTTGTGGGTTCGTGATTGAAATGGATCCTGCCACCCCACCGACAGGAGTTCCCGTGTCTTTATCGAACAGCTTGATGACATCGGCACTCGCTACAAGATTGCGTTTGCCATGCGCGGTGGCGAGTAGGCTTCCATGACGTTGCACTGCAACACCGGTAATAATCCCCTCGGTGTTGTTGATGGCATCGGCACCTTGTACCGTAACGTAACGTACATTTTTAGGATCAACAGCGTTCATGAAATATGCGCGTGGCAAAACCGTTCCAGCGGAAAAATTGTGAATGTTACCTTTTTTGTCCACCGCGGTGACCCAGCTTTTGACGGTAGATCCAGGCAGATAAATCATGCTGGAATAGTAGATAAGATTCCCGTCAGTGGAAGCTCTAAGAAACATTGCGCCTCCAATACTCTGCGGAATCAGTGGGATCACCCGAAGAGAAGGTGTGGCCAACGGGAAGGTAATAGAGTTATAGCCGCCTTCGTTATATCCCTCGGCAGTAAAGCCCTCACCGCCGATAGAAACAAGATCATAGGGGAATAGCCCTCCCACGCCCGACCACGAATCGGGAGCGGTAGGGTCCGGACTCGTGTCTGCTAATACCCCATCCCATCGGTATTGAACACTGTTGTATTGGAGCAAAAGAGTAAAGGGCCCGCCTACTGCGGGGACGCCATAATCGTCGAGACCATCCCAGACTTCTCCATGCTCGCCCGGGGAATAAGCACGGTTTTGCCATAGTTTTCGAATAACCACGCCGGCCGCATTTTTCACCTCTGCGCTGGTGGAGCGTACAGGCACCGGAGGAGTTCCGACTGTAGCGGGGATGGTAAAGATAAAGCCCATCTGATTCGAACGAATAGGAACGATGAACGCTCCGTTCTGGAAGGCAGAATTAGCCGTACTGAAGTAGTGAGGCTTCGCCCAATCTGCAGGAAGTTGAATAGGCGTATTTTGGGCACGCAAGGCGGAGCCCAGTATTACCGTCAAAAAAATCGTTTGGATGAGCCTCTTCATGGCTTAATCGCTTCCCGGTGCAGGAGCAAATTGGAAGATACATACGACGGTTGCGGCCACTGAAGATGTAACCATTACGTTATTCATATCGCCAGAAATTAGAGAGACCGAAGGCGAACTTGCACCGTCCGTCGAATAACAGTTGCTGATTGGATTCGGGGTTCCGAGGTTATGCCTGAACTTTAGAGAGCCAGCTTTGCCAAAGGTGTTCTGCAGGGTGATGACATGTCCGCCACTCGGCATTCCAGCCACCATATCCCAGGATGAAGAAGCTGTGCGGTCATCAGAAAAAGATGTACCAAGCAAGGTTGTGGTGAAATGGGAACGGCCCGGATCAGGGTTGGATACACCTTCAAATCGATTGGCCGGTCCAGAGGGTAAGTTTGTTGGAGTTTCGATGACAGCAACTGCCTTTGTACCAGGCGGGATGAATGGATCTTTGTATGTGTTTCCAAGGACAGGCATCCTGATCATGCTGAATCGGCTATTGGTCACACTGGCTATGATCGGAGATCTGTAGCTTTTGTCCTGCCACACATTAGAGATGCTTACGTTCTGCGAGACATAAGGCGACCTCGAAAGAATGGTAATCGCTCGGTCAGAGATGCCTCTATAACACTGAAAACGGCTCGAATTGCCTGATCCAAAAAGATAGTCGACCGAGCGGACCTGTGGCGTTAGAGTCGTTGGGCACACTCCCTGCCCATTTGCGGCTTTGGGCGTAGAGGCAGGAGTAAAATCCCCGTGCCACACAAATTTCTCAAAGAATTGATCGAGAAGAGCGTTGTAACTGTTCCCAGATTGCTGGTATTGACGAAAATTATTGATGACAAGCCCATCTGCAGACCCACCTAAGGCATAGGTATAAATACCCCCACCGCTCGAAACGTCGGTTCCGCCCATAGAACCGAGACCAAACTCGCCACGCGAGGTGTATTGGCCTCCCACGACAATCCCGCCGGAAGCATAATTTGAAATATTGTCGATGACTGTGCCGGGCCCCGTCTGGACAGCATAAAAGAAGAGGCCTCCTCCAGAACCAGGGATATAGGTCTTCGGCCCCTGAACCCTGGGCGTTGCGTACTGTTCCGTGACGTTCTCGACGGTAAAATTATTGGTTGTCCCGGCCAACCAGATGCCCGCAGGCGCAGCAAGATGAACGTTTTTGATCGCAATGTTCCGGGCTTGATTTCCGTAAGCATCGCACAGGGCAACAATCTGGTTTGGACCGTAGACGCCTGTCTGCCAGTCTGTCTGGATCGTGCCACCATCGCCTTCGATGCTTACCCCGGCACGAAGCTGTATGGCACACCCGACTGTCACAGCAGAAGAGGGAGCAATATTTTTTGCCTGTGCCGTTCCCTCGCTTGCTGATTCCCCCACCCAGATAGGAACCTTTGCCGAGGCATTCCCGTTATAAGTGCACCCCGAACCCGGGGCCGTCACACGAACCGAGGTTAGAGCACTTACGCTCAAACCCGATTTGCCAGTCGTCCCCGCAAACTGAGGTTTGATCTTGCAAACCAGCGCTGTTGGCAGTCCAAAAGTGAAGCCTTGATAACCATTTCCCTGCGGCATCCCAGTGCTATTCGAGACCGATGTCGCGGAGGTAAATGTGCCGTCCGACAGGATTGCCATCACAGCAGCCCCATCGGCTCCCTGGGCAAAAGAATAGACATCTACTCCGGTTGGAGGGTAGTTAATCCCTGCACTATCCACCACGCAAGAGCCAGGAATTGGAACCCCGTTATTGTCAGTGAGGGCATACACGGAGCCACCTGAACCACGATAGGAGGCATCCTTGATCTGCCCGATGACCCATCCCTTTGGGTTATAGCCTTTTCCGCCGGAGATGCCACAGATCTGAATAGAACCATTCACAACATCTAACGAAAATTGTGCCCCCTCTCCGGCCGAAGCCCGGGAGTAATCTCCAAAGTCACGAGGCATGAGTATCTGGTAGTTGGCCTTTGTGCAGCGATAGTTGCGTCCGTTGAGATGCACAACTTTGGGAGTGTTCAGACCAGCCCCTTGGGCAGCATATTGAATTGCCAGGTTGATCGCAGCACAATCATCACCGTTTTCTCCCGAACCTGTTCC encodes:
- a CDS encoding glycosyltransferase family 2 protein gives rise to the protein MIESQPLISVIVPCFNEEDGIAMCHERLSAVLSGITEAYEIIYVDDGSRDRTAELLRSFHQADPRVVVLRFSRNFGHQPAVSAGLDAVRGQAVVIIDADLQDPPELIPSMLELWRKDYQVVYGVRVNREGETGFKLWSAKMFYRIINSLSDVEIPLDTGDFRLMDQAIVSAFRQMPERHRLLRGMSSWIGFNQIGLHYERSARFAGTTKYPLRKMLGLALDGIVSFSTIPLRLVTIMGFAAALLAFIGIVYSLVVRLVTHSWVQGWAISFIGMLFMSGTQMLCLGVLGEYVGRIYTESKQRPLYLLREVLRSSQPRP
- a CDS encoding polysaccharide biosynthesis protein; this encodes MVKNKRIFRALYDQVAAKAGAMLQYFSAQGVTIAATLLYGLLCVRLLPSSEYAKFVVLFGVQGTLLVLMDVNFSGTLIPLVGDRIDNRKLIADYVASLRQLSYWAFGIVGTGTIFFYPILVKHRNWNWPVVASMIVILLISTWFVRIGSAYGAVLILLSKRALWYRAQMISSVGTLILLGLFWWLRLLGPFTAILLNVLGLVYVGIDYYLHARKLLGVVGTPTPQLKRAIVGLALPNVPQAIFYALQGQISLFLITFFGHTQGVSSVGALARLGQIFVIFKQGNALFIEPYFAKLPKSRLRSSYTITLLLTAAICLAVMQMTYFFPQVLLWVLGPQYSNLRFEVQLAVAASSISFFSSVMWCIHTARKFVYWWNVGLSIGLTLAVQILFIFKADMSTVRGVLWLTVATNVTSLFINVLSGAYGFIKGPRETEEKPVMVPESVVESEAYMDLYPLEDGSMPLEPVPRKSES
- a CDS encoding NHL repeat-containing protein, encoding MKRLIQTIFLTVILGSALRAQNTPIQLPADWAKPHYFSTANSAFQNGAFIVPIRSNQMGFIFTIPATVGTPPVPVRSTSAEVKNAAGVVIRKLWQNRAYSPGEHGEVWDGLDDYGVPAVGGPFTLLLQYNSVQYRWDGVLADTSPDPTAPDSWSGVGGLFPYDLVSIGGEGFTAEGYNEGGYNSITFPLATPSLRVIPLIPQSIGGAMFLRASTDGNLIYYSSMIYLPGSTVKSWVTAVDKKGNIHNFSAGTVLPRAYFMNAVDPKNVRYVTVQGADAINNTEGIITGVAVQRHGSLLATAHGKRNLVASADVIKLFDKDTGTPVGGVAGSISITNPQRMAFDLAGNLWVLSGDGRSGDTLSKIADVGSTNIITTPIRGLSNPVALAVSPLTGDLFIADGGKNQQVFEYNAKTNELVRKLGKPGGYGIGDSCDSTMSPDKFYFDYGGMDVTRQVDEAAGQLDTFINVDDKNNLEIGDNSTGQIKFFHLSSGVWTYTNRVMYQSWQRTIAAAMNDPTRLFAGQGAMMEITRDWSKELVPGDPDPALGGNGAWTASHYWLPCVISSVGFPTASLIPHIRDVWKSPANGRTYALVGDIMNKFVWTILNSNGSVTAAKSLATNIYGWTTMSSNGDQMYVQRGGPKTQYTFAHYPLTGYDSENMPVYGPLVNGQTIAVDHVHGEPWNSALASDPTSGGITVVFDQNVNHDVSGKTPAYHLGGVLPGGTSFAWTAMPQKDIAWADGDGNFPAADLAYMAAEGGDIHSVGKEVFAMYAGNYSAWGCQFFHYHENGLFIGQFGYMTKFSATPNGQDAWGINGVPNVATGEKKVPGFCGDVGAFKAFKVGSHIKIIHGDESYFPGLHEWDISGLETLTELTATGALGRTVTLQ